CCTACCTCCGCGCGGGTGCCGACGCCTTTGCGCAGGGTGCCCAGGAGCGTGCCCTGGCACTCATGGGCCCGGCCCCGGGTGCCCGCACGCCGGGGCTGGTGCCGTCGTTCGTGCGCTCCCGGTTGACCGCACGCGAACTGGAGGTGGCACTGGCGGCGGCGAGCGGCCTCAGCAGCGGTGCGATCGCCACGCGCTTGACCTTGGCGGTCCGCACGGTCGGCAACCATCTACAGCGGATCTACACCAAGCTGGAGGTCTCGGACCGCACGGCGCTGGGCGCGGCGGTCCATCGTTCCGCCACGGGGCCCGTCGCGAGGCCCGTCGTGCGGTGAACCGCGGGCAGCGGTGCGAACGGGGCGCAGGTGACGGGCCGTGGGTCGACGGGGGCGGAGCCGGAGCCCCGTCGTCGCGGCCCGGAGCCCGGTCGTCGCGGCCCGGAGGCCCGTCGCCGCGGCCCCGGGGCGACGTGCGGCGGCCGCCGGGGTGAGGTACGGGCACCGGCCCGGCAGGCGCCGTGGCTGCCACAACTACCGCAACTACCGCATGATCCGGGCGAGTTCGCCGCGCGAGGTGACGCCCAGCTTGGCGTAGGCCCGCTGAAGATGGTTGTCGACGGTACGGACCGAGAGCACAAGCCGGGCCGCGATCTCCTGGCTGGTCAGCCCGTCCGCCGCGAGCCGTGCGACGTGCTGCTCGCGCCCCGTGAGCGGACGTACCTCGGCAACACGTGCCCGAGGAGCGGTGACACGGGCCGCGCCGCAGCGGTCCAGCAGCCGCCGGGCCAGTACGGCGGCGGCCGCGGCGGCCCGCGGATCACCGGCCCGCTCGGCGGCGGCCGATGCCTCGGTGGCGGCCTCGGCTCCCATCATGTCCGCGCCCAGTTCCTCGGACCGCTTGGCCACTTCGCGCAGCCGCCGGTGGTCGTCGGCGGCGAGTGCCGCGGCGAACCGTGCCCTGAGGCCGGCCAGGGGGCTGTCCCCGTCCGCGGCCAGTTCCGCCAGTCTGCCGCTGACCTCGACGGCGGCGCCGAGCCGTGCGGCGTCCGCCAGGAGCCAGCTCTCGTAGGAGGACATACCCGCCTCACGGGCCTGTCCGGCCGCTTCGGCGAGCACCTGTTGCGCCTCCTCGGTCGCGCCGTGTGCCGCGGTATGCCAAGCGGTGGCGAGCTGCCGCATCAGCCGGGAGGCGTGCTGGCGCTCCTCCTCCGGGCACCGGGCCGCCTCCAGCGCGGTGCGCGCCCGGTCGGCGCGGCCCGTCTGGGCGAGCACCACGGCCAGTCCGGCGCCCGCGAAGGCCGTTGCCCGCCGCGCCTGTTGGCCACGTGCCAGACTCAGCGCCTCGGTGAACCAGTCATGGGCCGGCCCGAGGTGCCCGGCGATCAGTTCACAGCGCCCCAGGTGCGCGGCGAGCCAGATCTGCGGTGCCGGCGCCCGCGCCCCGACCGCCTGGGAGAACGCGGCCCGGCCCACCTCGCGCGCCTCTTGTGTGCGGCCGGCATCGGTCAGCGCCGCGATGCGGTAGATCGCGGGCCCGCTGCCGTGCGAGGAGGCTCTGCCGTGCCGCCGCTCGCTCTCGGCGGCGGTCAACTCCTCGTGGACCGCCCGCGCCAGCTCCACCGCCTCGCCGCCGCGGCCGGTGTACGACAGCGCGAGGGAACGCTGCAACTGTGCCCACATCCGAAGCCGCGGAACGGCGATCTTCTCCGCGTCGGCCAGCAGGCGCAGCGCATCGGGCACCCGTCCGCTGTACAGCAGGTAAGCCGCCTCGTTGACCCGCAGCACCCGCCGGCCGCTCTCGTCCAGCCGGGCGGCGGCCCGGGTGTTGACCTCCAGGGTGCGGGCGGTGTCACCGAGTCCCCAGTAGAGGTTCTGGGTGCGCTCCATGGTGACCGTCAGCAGGTCCTCGTCCCGCTCCGCCAGGCGTTCCGCGGTGCGCAGGCACTCCTCGGCGGCTGCCCAGCGGCCGGTGTGGTGGTGGGCCTCGCCGCGCAGCAGCCAGACCTCCAAGGTGGCGTCCCGCGCCGGGACCGTGGCGAGCAGAGTGAC
This Streptomyces decoyicus DNA region includes the following protein-coding sequences:
- a CDS encoding LuxR C-terminal-related transcriptional regulator, yielding MTSAPSSSAPDGHEADDHEGSTAGAGRRHRWPFAARSEELAAFETYLGGGTVSALLVHGPAGVGKSRLAEECLRHAERRGHRTERVVATTTDAALPLGALGHLLPPDAPVHDPVLTFHAAAKAFTPYRSDGQPRRGVVLVDDLPLLDNASAVLLGHLARTGSVFLVGTVRTPAPPSDVVESFEHEESTRRMDLGGFGEREVAALVRGCLGGPVEHASLSTLAQASRGNALVLRELVAGALDSGALVCEDGLWRLTGRLAGTRRLTGIVRRRLESRSTSQHRLLERLALCEPLPLDALQYGGHTDDIETLEEQGLVRVRMDGRRTVCVLDHPMYGQVLRRGMPAARRRALYREQAAHLAALGARRREDALRLASWRRAAGLPVGLDTLLPAARMARHVCDYPTVVTLLATVPARDATLEVWLLRGEAHHHTGRWAAAEECLRTAERLAERDEDLLTVTMERTQNLYWGLGDTARTLEVNTRAAARLDESGRRVLRVNEAAYLLYSGRVPDALRLLADAEKIAVPRLRMWAQLQRSLALSYTGRGGEAVELARAVHEELTAAESERRHGRASSHGSGPAIYRIAALTDAGRTQEAREVGRAAFSQAVGARAPAPQIWLAAHLGRCELIAGHLGPAHDWFTEALSLARGQQARRATAFAGAGLAVVLAQTGRADRARTALEAARCPEEERQHASRLMRQLATAWHTAAHGATEEAQQVLAEAAGQAREAGMSSYESWLLADAARLGAAVEVSGRLAELAADGDSPLAGLRARFAAALAADDHRRLREVAKRSEELGADMMGAEAATEASAAAERAGDPRAAAAAAVLARRLLDRCGAARVTAPRARVAEVRPLTGREQHVARLAADGLTSQEIAARLVLSVRTVDNHLQRAYAKLGVTSRGELARIMR